The genomic region TTCCAGTTCTTGAGAGCCATGTTATTATTGTTTCAGTTTTTATAGCGCATTAGTCTGCTAAGCGAACTTCATTGTTTgcgaattttttgataaaataaatatttcttctaCTCACCCAATTGGTAGATAAGACTCTAATGCTTGATTAACTGTTAAAAAGGGATCAGACAGCGCAAAGCCCTTCGATAATAGTGCATGATGAGTATTTATTGTCTCTTCAACGCCACCAAGGTCCTCCATATCTTTGTCATCTGTCAATATAAgtccagaaaaaaaattgtatgaagtaacttgaaaaaattacaaGCTAAGCGATTAAAAATAACGCAGGAGGCAAGAAAGtggtattaaaagaaaaatattagcaaacattattataaaatacaaatacaatatatGGTTCAtagatatgtacgtatgtatgttgttcaaactaattattaaaatttccagcgacaaaaatcaaattaatttattcaaagaagCCCAATCATCTATTATTCAAACATAGCTGAAAAAACTTCCTAAAATAActtgcataaaaaaatgtattatacagggtgggccaaataagacctactaatgttaagcacaaataacttttttatttttcgacatatttATTtgtctctttttgtaggttataattgaattgttggaaatttattatggaaccctaccgcaagaccaccaacaacgactacaatacgctattcgttttacacaattagctacacaaatagattttttaaataatgttttgatgtcggttgaagcgcatttccatttaaatggttatgtcaacaaacaaaactgtagattgtgcggctctgaaaatccaataGTTATCGGTctatatttcttcgaaaatgaggatgaaacgccggaaacgatttcaggagcttcttacagaacattgattgaaaactttttgcggccaatggcggagcagtatcctagtTTGTGGTTTCaccaagatggagcaactgcgcatactgctaggcaaactatgggtctgctgcgtgaaatttttggcgaacgtctgatttacaaaaattcagattgcccttggccacctcgttcgtcagatttgactgcgcccgacttctttttatggggatatttaaaagacaaagtgtatgctaataaaccagagactattagacagttgaagcaaaatattcgagacgaaatactgatccttcaaccagaaacattatgtggtgtaataGAAAACGCCTTAAAAAGAGCCAATattgtatcgagaaaaatggtggacatttgtctgatgtaatatttcacacataatttccataaaatatattcagtgtataaaaacaattaaccaaaataaatgattattgcaaaagttatttgtgtttaacattagtaggtcttatttggcccaccctgtagtatagggaaatatttacatacggggagCATATCCGATAATTTAAACATAAGTATTGTGCAGTTTGACTCTTTTCGGGTGATCGCCAATCTGgtcgtatggcgtcaatggtcgcttgaatattgcaataaatcgattgttaagcgcactGCATGAGCCATCTTGTGGAaatcaaatgtcgtcgatgtttagctgattaatttttggaaataaaaattcaatcagcaCTGCTCGATAGCGgccgccattcaccgtaacgacaGCTCCTTCCTTATtacaaaagaaataagaacTGATGATGCCGCCGCTACTCTACATATGAACTTCGCTAACaggtttattcttttttttttgtaaatgtccACAATTGGGAATCGTTGTTCTATCGTTAAACGATTAATGATGATTTTTCCAAACTAATTGAACAGAAatcaacacagtttgtcattctcagcATTCTCGGTAGCAGCTtaccaaactcagctggaagtggttgctgttgttgttgtaaaaacaCTTCCTTCCATTTTTCAGAAAAGTTCATGACAACTACTCTAATTTGAagttgtaacagaacttatggcataGAACTTATTTAGGTCGAAGATTAGCCTCCAATAATATCCAGAACTTAATTTTGCCAGAGCAACGGCAAGTTGAAGCTTTTCgtctccgataacggcattcaggGCCGAGATCTTATAATAGTGGTTATATACAATGTAAAAGTCGTTAAAGCTCAATGGTCTATATTCCGTATTCCCAGCAGAAATTGGTGTTATGCTCCTTAACTCTCTCACTACATAAGTGGCAGTCCTGAGCGCGATGTTCAGACAGGTCTCCTCTTCATCGAGTGCGTGCAACTATTCCCCGACGACCAAGTGGGCTCTTCAAGCCGGCTGGTTGATTGCCTCAAATGTAGTCAGCACCGTTTCTTTGTCCTTGCTCCAAGTGCTACCGGTTAGCGAATTGCAGTGTTTGTTCCAGATATGGGGTTAAGTGGTGATCACGATTGTATGCGTCAAaaagagcaaactgtcgaaggtagcGCCCAGGGGTTGATAGCATTCGAAAATGGTGTGTCATTGTCGTGCACATTCAGTTGGTGTTTGACCTCGTTTAGCTATTTTGTAAATAGGCCGAGGACTTTGTAGAGGAGATGGTTAAACTCcttgcagtgaagaagcgagaattATCGAAGAAATAATCGCTTGCACTTGGATATAAACCATCATTGAGATCAGATTTTACTGATCGTAAAACCAAactccgccgtagccgaatgggttggtgcgtgattaccattcggaattcacagagaggtcgttgggtgcgaatctcggtgaaagcaaaattaataaaaacatttttctaatggcggtccgcccctcggcaggcaatggcaaacctccgagtgtatttctgccatgaaaaagctcctcataaaaatatctgccgttcggagtcggcatgaaactgtaggtccctccatttgtggaacaacatcaagacgcacaccacaaataggaggaggagctcggccaaacacctaatagaagtataagcgccaattatttttttttttttttttttttttaaaccaaactccgcgaaatatagaaattgaaCAGTTGGTCGAAAGAGCACCACTAGCAACCTATTCAGCCGCAGTGGATGAAAGGAGTTATCCATAGCGTTGGACAGTTCGCTCACAGGGCGGCCGACTTTGGCTAATGTCACAATTTATTTGTGTGTTTATGGCGTTATGTATCCTTTACGGAAGCCATGTTGATACGTATGTAGCTGGGGTCAGGTGTTTCGTAAAGAACGGTATTAGTAAGACTGAAGTATCTTCACTGCTAGATAAAAGAGATAAATCGGGTAGTATAACTCCGCTTGATTGAATTCAGTAGTGGAACCACTTTTCCTGCTCTCCACTTTTCAGCGATTATAGTGTCCATTGACACAGCATACTTAACAGCATACTCCTGCTAGCGCCAATTTGGTCGAATACTAGTGGAGCGCAGAGCATGAACTTACATACCTGACAAACACCGCACTCAGGACCGCATTGGAATACCGGAGACAGCTACGTATAAAGTAGGCCCTACTGATTATCTCCAAATTCAACTTCTGCCTATCTAGAATCGATTCCGAATTCAGTATGTATAGTATGTCCTGGATGTAATAGCTTTGCGCGTGATATGACCTCTAACACTCCTTTTGCTTTGCTCAGCAAATTTCTGGAGTCTACCGTATAACTTATCTAGAGAGGGATTGATGAGTTGAGAGAATTACGCGCCAAAAACTTTGATACAAGTCCTATAAGCTATCCATATGGTACGGACTTCAAGATGGCAAACGGTTGCTGTGGGCCTAAACCTGAATAGTCAAATGTGAACGGATTTGGGAAAATATGGTTATTGGCAACAATTGTTACATGCGAGCATATACGATTTCAAAAAACCGTTATTGAAATAGTTGTGGCATTATACTCGTAAGAACAAGCCTAGAAGCAAATGCTCCCACTAGAAAACCATTGTATCAGTTGCACAGGGCCTCTTGTGTTTCTTATATGTTTTTTCATTATTCCCAAATATTACGCTATGACCGAGCCGATTACCGACATAATGTAATTGAATTGCGGCGTTGACATAGAAAACAGATTTTGGATATGGTAAAAATGCATAGATCTTATAATAATGTGAACCACCTCCGAGTtgtgaaaacacaaaaaaacagagGAAATGTTCCTTTCACAGCTATATCCGTATAAGCGAAACCTACTTGGATACTTTAATATCATCACTAAGAAAAATGGCTTCCGGAGCAAAATATCCACCATTTTTCTTGGACAAAAATTTGCGATGCCTCAGTTTTTCTATAATTAGGAGGGTATAGGGAATGAATAGAATTATGGTACAATGCatgaaaaacagtaaaatatATATCTGGCTTGGGCCTATGGGAAAACGGATTTTCACGCAAAAATCAGGCAAGCAGGCACACAAGAATATACTCGAAAACTTGGTCAGAAATAAGAAGGAATGAATGAAGGAAATTGATTGAACGAAAACATATGGAACAAATCAAATAAGAGAATATGGGTAGAAAGCAAAATATTACATATGCGAGTAACAAATAAATTCTttcagttatatatatacaaaaaatgtaacaaaaaaatgtaatgatcGCTATTTTTACCTGGCAGATTAAGATCTTTTTTCATGAGGTTAGCACTGCACATTCCACCCAAATATGCTAATTCCTGCTCCAGACGTATCAAGCATGAATTTGCTGCACTGAGCTGTATAAAAATGAGATATAACTGGGTTACATCTGCACTTAAcgcaagaatagaaaaactcacTGTTGATGGATTATCATAACCCACGACCAGACATTTAAAGCCATATCGATTAATGTGTGGATCCTGTGCGTACAGCGAAGAAGTTTCTAAAGAAAACTCAACACAATTACCAGGCAATATCATAACATTCTGCATCCAATTTGAAGAACTGCAAAACAACAATGAAtgcaggaaaatatttttgtcaaatttaaattatgtaagCTACTATTGAAAGCTCAATAAAAGAAGACACATTGATTGTTCTTTATGGAAAATTGGTGAGTAATTTTTACTCACGTATTAAATTTCTTCACGACAATCCAATCCCGCTCAACAGCCACACCAACATCCACCTCTTCTTTCGCACCAGCAGTTTTATAACAACTACTAATCAGTGCAGTGCCTACGCATCCATTTGGACGTCGCATATTATTATCCAGCATATCAAAGTAATCCTCATTCGATGGACAAGATTCCGTTACTACCGGACGCATGGGTATAGAAAGCAATAAATAATCCTCCAATTGAGCAGTGCCGCATTGTGAATCGAACTCTATAGTTAACCACTGTACACATGGAGGAAATTCGACACGTTGACAACTGATTGTAGCGCTACGATATGGATGTTCGCTCTCCACAACACAATAATGATTGCTGGTAGTTATGGTTTCGCTAGCATTTCGATCCCCTAAAACTGGCATTTCACTTTCGCTCTTTTTACGCGATCGAAATTCGCGATTATCCACGGCAATAGCGTTGCGTACACTGTGCGCCGCCGCCACAGGACTTATAGTAACTGCGCCGCAGACTGTAACGTTTTGATCTTTAGTAGCGTAGAGTTGATTGAGCGCAGCAATGTGCGGCAGAATCTCCTTAATCATACTAAGTACTTGAACAGAGCTCTGTTGAGGAAAAGAGAGTATTAATATTAGACATTCCGATGATTACTATTAGGAAGCGGGTGCATTAACCTTTGGATCGCTGCATGCCAAATTGGCTATATGTGCATAAACCAAGGGCAAGAGTGTGTGGAACATATTCGACGATGCCATATTGAATACTTCCATAATCTGCACGACAGTCAACTGCGTAACCGGTACATCTTCCGAATCGGAGCGCAACGGACCACCTATGCCAACCTGATTATTTTGGTGGTGATGATGCTGCACATTTACAAACTCCTCTGCAACCTCATCTTCATCATCCACCCGCTCATTCCCATTCAGTTTAGCTATTTGCCCGTTACGGAAATTCAAGTCCTGTACTCCTGTACTCTCCTCAAtcatcaaatcttttggatgTATCTCAGTCGCACCTATTTCGATTTCCATTTCGAATGGATTCGTAGAGCGCTTATCGAATTTCAGTGTCTCTATGATACCTTTTGAGAATGATTCAATACGTTTCGTTATATCGCGCGCAGTAGACATATTTGCATCCACCGGCAGCACAGAAGTACGCGAATTATTCGCCCAATTAATGTCCATATGCTCCTCAATGGGTGTGATATTGTGTTCCGAATCTATCGTCTGTGTATGATTGGATGAATTGTCCGAGGGCGAGAGGGAAGCAGCCAAAGCATTACGAGCCAAAATCAACAGCTCAGTACACTTCTTGGTAATATCGCTAGCAATTTGTAAAGCAGTATCACGCGTAGTCACTTCATTGGAGGGTGGCACACCATTGGTACTATTGCCACCGCTATCACTACCACAACCACCCCCCGACGTATCACTCTTAACCGGCGTGCTATAATAAAGTATGCAGGGGATTTGACCGCGTTGTGGAGTGGTGCCATTGAAGCTCAAATCACAAGAGTAAAACTGAAATGTAGTGCCGCAAGGCCCGCGTATCGAAGGCACACCTGCGTCGCCGGAGCAGGTGCGGGCGCCTTGTGAGCACAGACGAAGTGCATACCGTGTATTTTCCTAAAAACAGAGGTGGTTAAaatagtatttatttaattatttgattaaATGTCAGATGTCTATACTTTAATATGCACCGGTCGCTCAAATTTGATTTCAGCCATGTCATTATGCACCACATCCTGATCATAAGAGCCCGATACAGATTCGAGTGTTTCCCATTTATGTTGCGACTGTAAGTCCACGGTGTTGTCATATAACAATTCCAATTGGTAATCGTAAGAGCCGGACCCAGAGAAAATCATGGCACCCGCAATTGCAATACCAGCACGATCCACAGTAAATCCAATAGCGTCGGGTCCGAAATTACCAGTGTTCCAGGTGCGACTCTGGTCGCAGCGTGCAAAACGTGAACCAGTGGAGTGAAGACTACGAGGCGGCATAAACATTTTATCAtactaaaatgttaaaattaaaagaaaacgaTTCGTTAAAAAGTAAACTCAATGATTTATTTAAACTCACATCGCCCAACGATGTGTGATACACTATTTCGGCCAGCACACGTGCCAACAGGTGGCAGCAGTTGTCGATTAAGCCTTGATTAATATCTTTGCTGCCGAAAGAGCCCACATAATTCAATTGCACACTGCGGTTATAAATATTCTCGATACGTCCGCGTATCGGATTCGCAATGATATCCAACAACCGTACGAGCACATCTTTGAAAGTCCATGAATTGCTGAGAAAATCACTTTTCTCCTGCTGTGTGCGATAAATCATTTGTTCCACAAGTATGGGATACTGATGCGCTTCGGTGGATGAAAGCATTGGCAGACCGGAATTGTCGCTTGGGCTGATTATCGATTGACGTTCGTTGCCCGGGTTAAGCAATGAGAATGTAGTACGCAACTTCACCGAAGGAGAACAAAGACCAGCGAGTATGGCGCTTAGCAGGCGTGAATGTAAGGTACCTTGCTGTAAGGCGAAAGATGAAGATAAATGAGGAGATTAATTAATACCGCGTTCACAATTGAATACAATTAAAGCTTTTACTTTATCCATTTGGGATAGCAAGTCACACAAACAATTCCATTTCAACGACGATGTGGGATAGAAGGCGTCAAAGCAGGCCACAAAGCTGATGTGGCattcttccaaaatttcaaatgcCATAGCGAAACCTACAATTTTACAAGAAGAACATAATGGATACATGCTAAagcatatttttagaattttcaccTCTTTCACTGCATATATCTTTGAAGATATCGTCACAGAAGATGCCAATTAGGAGTGCTCGTACATTGCCAATACACTCGGCCAATTGTATGTTCTCCATATTGGGCTTGCGAGTTGACGACACGCCGTTGGCGGCTCCTGATATAGATGTTGTTGTGGCAGAAGCTTCACCAAAGTACTTGGCCACATTGTTCGCGATTACAGTGGAAGCAGAATTGCTCAGCGcagatttagaatttttatctgaaaataaataagagaAACTAAAATTAACTACAACGCTTTTTAAACTCAATTCGCACACACCTCTGCCATCTCCTTTTGCTGTACGTGCCTGCAACTTCGTCAGTGCATTTGCAATGCTACTCGCCGTCAAGGTATTGGCAAATGTTGCCGATGCGCGTGGCGGATATATTTCATTCGTATATTTGCGCAGTAGACGCAGACAGGATTTATTCACATAAATCAAATATGCCAACGTTTGTTTTACTTGCAATTGTCGCCCTTTATCGCGCTGTTCGCGTAAATTCGTCTTAAATGATTCCCAAGACCAATTCAGCAAAACTACTAAACTCTCAAAACACTCTTTGCTCACTGTATTCGCAAAGGACTTGGTAATTTTTTGCACCGGATCCACATCAACCGGAGCAGCTGGCTGCTTTGATTCTTGTGTAATGAGGCGATAGAGAATGGATGGTATTTGACCTGAATTCACATCAGTGCCATTATTAGCCTTCTTCGATGACTTAAAGGTGAATACTACTTGATCTTCAGTTGTCACAGAAGCCTGTCCGCAAGAGCCGCAATCAGACGAGGGTCCAGCAATACGTGCCCACACCAAATACCAGCGACCTGCCGCAGCATTAATAGGCTTCGACAACATTATATGATGTTTACTACGGGCAGCGCACTCAAATGGTATCTCTTTTGTTTCAGTAATGAGAATGCCCTCTTTCTCATAACCGCCCCCATCAGTGCCTAGGTCGAATAGTTTCAATTTGCAAGTATACTCTCCACGACCGCCAAACATGCCGAAGCCACCTGTAGGTAAAAGAGAGAgtaataaattggaaaaaaagcAACTAATTTAAGAGCTTACAAATCATAACATCAGTATCGGCGGAGAAACGAATAGCTTCTACACTGTGCCCTGAATAGCCCCAACCGCCGCCAAAATTATCAAAACGGTTCACGATCTGATACTCGTTATTCAAGGCTTCTTTAGTATGGCTTTGTTGCTTGGGTACTGCTTCTTCAAAGCATGCGGGGCTTTTGAATTATttggaaaacatttaaaaaatttaaattcactaAATTAATATTTAGAATCAAAATTATAGAATCATAAaatcaaatgtacataaatatttttcaattatcttAATTACTATTTCAAATGCCTGGAaatgcttatgtatgtaagtcatTTGGTATAAGTTatcaatttatttgaataatgATTATTGCCAATGCATTATATACTTACATAGCATCTTGAGCTGAAGTAAGAATATCCAAACAAGCCAGCAAATTCAACGAGGCTTGTGAACGCGATATGCGGGCATCCACTTTGTTGGGCAAGGCCAGTTCCGGTGATAATATCGCgcgaaaatttgatgaattctgtttcagaaaaattacttaaagaaaaaataaaccaatttgcTTCTCAACTTACGACACCACAATTGGCAATTTCGCTGGCCATTACATTGTAACACTGTAACTTCCGCACCCCGCCATCGTATACCCACAATATATTATAGTGGGGATCTAAAGCGAACGCGATTTGAGGTTGCGGCTTATCCATGATGGAGCTGCCATGGCCTCCGCCACCGCTACTACTTGCCGAGACTCCAGCAGGGCTTTTGGCCTGATCGCGTCCGCGTTGGCGCCGTCGCTGTTGCTGTTCCCCCAGCTGATTTTCTTGCAAATCGAAAATTTGATTGCGCGCCTCGTGCATGCTACGCGACATCTGGTCGTTTATAGGACCCGCCAGGACAGGTTGCAATGGCGCCATCGCAGCGGGTGCACTGCTAGCCACTACCGAGGGGCAAGCACTAGcggcaatattttgatttagctCCGGCATTACTTTAGCATTACTATTTTGTatgatttgtacaaaatttatttgatttcggTAATGAGCAGTGCAGCTGCCGTCACGACGGTTGATCGAAAGTGTGTGGAATGTGAGCGGAATAGTAGGTATGagcactatttaaaaaaagaaaaaaaaaattaggtaaactgattttcaaataatttatttccacTCACAAATAGTTTTCTTATTGGCGACTACATTGACTTTCGGCAACATGTGCGTAGTGATGAGCGACTCATCGATTTTTATAAACGTCTGATCACCACTTGCGCCAATCCAAGTTGCCTTCTTACCGAAGCTGGGGCCCAAACCGCTGCAAAGTAAATTCCAGTAATATAAATGCATAAAGTATTCTGTGCATTATCAAAATATATCACTTACAAGACAGCCCCGGGTGCGCAATGCCATAGAAATTTCTGTCGTTGCGTCAATAAACTTGCAATGCCGGCATCCTTGGTTGCTCCACCAGGGCCTGTAGGAGTTGTGTTATTTTCACCGCTTGCTTTTTTATTAGATGCTGCACCCACATCCTCGCCAACGGCCGTAGCTTTATCTCTTTGAGAATCGTTTGGCAAACGACCTAACTGGCCTTTTTGGTAATTGCCAAAAGTGTACACCATGCCTTTGTAGGTCATCAGCACTGTGTGATTACTACCAGCGCTTACCTGGCTAATTGCGCCTTGCACATTCACTTTAACTGGTCCGTTTACGGGTTGCAAATCCCCCGTACCCAACTGACCATATTGATTACTGCCAAAGGTGAAAACTTCACCGGCTAGCGTTAGTACGACGGTATGATGAAGGCCGCAGGATACTTGCACCACTGGTGAACTGCTCGGCAGATTTAGCATCTGTGGCGCTAATGGAGCAACGCGTGGTGGATCCTTGTCTGAATCAGTCAATTGCGTTCCAATATTCTCTTCTGCaactaatttcttttccttGCGCCGCATTATTAAGCTCTTCGAGCGTTGACGATTTAATTCACTATTCAGCTGTTTGTTGTCCTTGTTAGCATCGTTTTCTGCCTCTTGCAGTGAAATGCAGGTGGAGCAGAGGCCACATTTGGAGCAACCGGCGTCGCCATGACCACAGGGACAAATCCTAAAATGAATGTGTGTCttttatatattcttattaAATAACTATTTGTATCCACTTACGCTCCCGACAAGCGTTCTTCAACGGGGACATTCAAAGTCGACACACAGGACACATTGTAGCCGGTGCACTCGCGGCACATAACACATACGCGGCATTGCCCTTGCACCAGTTGATGATCATCGTAATCGCAGAGTGTagaaaaatcaaatttcaacTTCTTTCCACCCAACAAACATTTGCCATCTGAGTCAGCAGCCGGCCCTATGCTTAAAGCGCTAGCACCACCACTACCTTGTAGGGTTACGCAATTATCCTTACTAGACTTGCTAAACACACGCCCGCATTGGCCTTTGTTATTCAGCCCGAAAGTGAAAAGTTGACCTTTAGAATTTAAGGCCACACAGTGCGCTTTACCCAGCGCCACCTTTGTTATGTGCTGATCAATGAAGTCACTAACACAACCACCGGTATCACAATGCGCTGTGTCCTTGCCAAACATAATCAGCTTACCAGTTTTTGTTACAAAAGCAGACGTGCCATTGTTGCAAGCCGCATGTATGACTACGTGACCATcgattttcgacatttttttgggCTTGACAGCTTTTGGCTGTCGTCGATTCTTGGAAGAGTCACCATCTTCACCACGGCGTGCGGTACCTACgaccaaacaaaattattttactactaacacatttttctttttccgcTCACCCGTAAAATAAACAGTGCCATCATCATTTACCAACAATGCGTGTATACCATCATGACCAACCGCGATGTGCACAATATTCGAAACTTTCGAAATAATCAACTCAGTCATTTTCATAGTTGGTGTTCGGCCGATAGATTTTAAGCCCAAAGATGCCGACTTGCCGTAGTAGTACACCTTGCCATTTGATGCACGCACAAGGCCAAATTCCTTGCCGCATACAATCCCCTGTACCTCTATCTCACTGGGCAGTTTCGGCTCGAAAATATTGTAGGaagattgaattttttgtatttggttttgaTTGAGCACCTCATCCTCGAAAGCAGCGTAGCCAAGTGTACGAAATTTTTTACGCGCCAGCTTTAAAGGAATCTCGAATGGAGGCGATAAATCGCTACCGTAAGTATTTGAGGTAttgaaattcaatttctttACAACAAGCGTATCCTGAAGGAAAAATGTATGTCAGTGCCTAGTATGTGTGATATAACCATTCTGGAATTATAGCTCTTAAATTTTTCACTTACATCTCTATTGGTACAAATTGCATTGATGGAGTCTTCATCCGTGAAAAGAACATAATTGAATCCCTCACGTATGGGTACGAGATTGACAGAATTGATGCCCTTAATAGTCAGCGTCTCTGTGTTTACCAGATGCAGGTGGTCTGCTGAACGCTTGACATTACGTCGAAAGTATAGATTACCGCCGAAGTAGCCCAACCAACCAGATTTTTCCTTGGTGAATTCATCATTTTGGGCATAAACATGCCCTTTGAAAGAGCCACTAAAACCAGTGCCGATCTTAAGCAAGGAGCTCCCAAGTAAGAGATACAGATAACTGCCATCTGAAGCCATAGCGGGTTGAGTGTAGAGGCTGCCGCAAGCGGTCACAGAAGTTTTTAATGTGAACTGGAagaataacaatttttaattatttatttacacgaAATAAGGAGCTCTGGCTGCCAATGCTTTCGGCT from Anastrepha obliqua isolate idAnaObli1 chromosome 2, idAnaObli1_1.0, whole genome shotgun sequence harbors:
- the LOC129239679 gene encoding E3 ubiquitin-protein ligase highwire isoform X3, whose product is MVGLLDPLKYGEHFYELYTSNTRRKLQNDRKSLSKRKSKDKKAAALAAAAAVLEGNAGAIVNPMDPPIIKDQLLLFPAFPVAHIELEANASKFAVFAVIRSTVLEAETRYALFQDTSGALRRLHNLSSSCCLICAGSCIATNLLDCSCHTTLSAVVGSANSGSGLLVEKRSRHDSANSDAESESDDATEKELAVVRVPLIVGAGLRSLFELIADARHIQPTLCTKALKALLDVIQGQQPESFKLEPDDLINPLYDLLLDLTTMPAAMVSNATTEANWSAMACAALIGLCIARGDTGKILKAIAAMLMSPKQLSRQIIQLPSVLSTLQKTVMSAALNKPTRPDFHTNGVPTNSLIDEFTLKTSVTACGSLYTQPAMASDGSYLYLLLGSSLLKIGTGFSGSFKGHVYAQNDEFTKEKSGWLGYFGGNLYFRRNVKRSADHLHLVNTETLTIKGINSVNLVPIREGFNYVLFTDEDSINAICTNRDDTLVVKKLNFNTSNTYGSDLSPPFEIPLKLARKKFRTLGYAAFEDEVLNQNQIQKIQSSYNIFEPKLPSEIEVQGIVCGKEFGLVRASNGKVYYYGKSASLGLKSIGRTPTMKMTELIISKVSNIVHIAVGHDGIHALLVNDDGTVYFTGTARRGEDGDSSKNRRQPKAVKPKKMSKIDGHVVIHAACNNGTSAFVTKTGKLIMFGKDTAHCDTGGCVSDFIDQHITKVALGKAHCVALNSKGQLFTFGLNNKGQCGRVFSKSSKDNCVTLQGSGGASALSIGPAADSDGKCLLGGKKLKFDFSTLCDYDDHQLVQGQCRVCVMCRECTGYNVSCVSTLNVPVEERLSGAICPCGHGDAGCSKCGLCSTCISLQEAENDANKDNKQLNSELNRQRSKSLIMRRKEKKLVAEENIGTQLTDSDKDPPRVAPLAPQMLNLPSSSPVVQVSCGLHHTVVLTLAGEVFTFGSNQYGQLGTGDLQPVNGPVKVNVQGAISQVSAGSNHTVLMTYKGMVYTFGNYQKGQLGRLPNDSQRDKATAVGEDVGAASNKKASGENNTTPTGPGGATKDAGIASLLTQRQKFLWHCAPGAVFGLGPSFGKKATWIGASGDQTFIKIDESLITTHMLPKVNVVANKKTILLIPTIPLTFHTLSINRRDGSCTAHYRNQINFVQIIQNSNAKVMPELNQNIAASACPSVVASSAPAAMAPLQPVLAGPINDQMSRSMHEARNQIFDLQENQLGEQQQRRRQRGRDQAKSPAGVSASSSGGGGHGSSIMDKPQPQIAFALDPHYNILWVYDGGVRKLQCYNVMASEIANCGVNSSNFRAILSPELALPNKVDARISRSQASLNLLACLDILTSAQDAIPACFEEAVPKQQSHTKEALNNEYQIVNRFDNFGGGWGYSGHSVEAIRFSADTDVMICGFGMFGGRGEYTCKLKLFDLGTDGGGYEKEGILITETKEIPFECAARSKHHIMLSKPINAAAGRWYLVWARIAGPSSDCGSCGQASVTTEDQVVFTFKSSKKANNGTDVNSGQIPSILYRLITQESKQPAAPVDVDPVQKITKSFANTVSKECFESLVVLLNWSWESFKTNLREQRDKGRQLQVKQTLAYLIYVNKSCLRLLRKYTNEIYPPRASATFANTLTASSIANALTKLQARTAKGDGRGVCELSLKSVVVNFSFSYLFSDKNSKSALSNSASTVIANNVAKYFGEASATTTSISGAANGVSSTRKPNMENIQLAECIGNVRALLIGIFCDDIFKDICSERGFAMAFEILEECHISFVACFDAFYPTSSLKWNCLCDLLSQMDKQGTLHSRLLSAILAGLCSPSVKLRTTFSLLNPGNERQSIISPSDNSGLPMLSSTEAHQYPILVEQMIYRTQQEKSDFLSNSWTFKDVLVRLLDIIANPIRGRIENIYNRSVQLNYVGSFGSKDINQGLIDNCCHLLARVLAEIVYHTSLGDYDKMFMPPRSLHSTGSRFARCDQSRTWNTGNFGPDAIGFTVDRAGIAIAGAMIFSGSGSYDYQLELLYDNTVDLQSQHKWETLESVSGSYDQDVVHNDMAEIKFERPVHIKENTRYALRLCSQGARTCSGDAGVPSIRGPCGTTFQFYSCDLSFNGTTPQRGQIPCILYYSTPVKSDTSGGGCGSDSGGNSTNGVPPSNEVTTRDTALQIASDITKKCTELLILARNALAASLSPSDNSSNHTQTIDSEHNITPIEEHMDINWANNSRTSVLPVDANMSTARDITKRIESFSKGIIETLKFDKRSTNPFEMEIEIGATEIHPKDLMIEESTGVQDLNFRNGQIAKLNGNERVDDEDEVAEEFVNVQHHHHQNNQVGIGGPLRSDSEDVPVTQLTVVQIMEVFNMASSNMFHTLLPLVYAHIANLACSDPKSSVQVLSMIKEILPHIAALNQLYATKDQNVTVCGAVTISPVAAAHSVRNAIAVDNREFRSRKKSESEMPVLGDRNASETITTSNHYCVVESEHPYRSATISCQRVEFPPCVQWLTIEFDSQCGTAQLEDYLLLSIPMRPVVTESCPSNEDYFDMLDNNMRRPNGCVGTALISSCYKTAGAKEEVDVGVAVERDWIVVKKFNTSSNWMQNVMILPGNCVEFSLETSSLYAQDPHINRYGFKCLVVGYDNPSTLSAANSCLIRLEQELAYLGGMCSANLMKKDLNLPDDKDMEDLGGVEETINTHHALLSKGFALSDPFLTVNQALESYLPIGTNK